A stretch of Clostridium formicaceticum DNA encodes these proteins:
- a CDS encoding RNA polymerase sigma factor: MKENIRKIKAGDKEAFRMLYDQYADYALRVATVITKNRMYAADAVQEAFIRVYSNIHSFDEDKPFEPWLYRILINECNRILKNQSKTIPISNYLESHPPIIEEDAYHFQEYEELYDAIKGLEDINKVPIVLKYLKGFTELEIANILELNVNTVKSRLFKGREKLRKMMRKFDEGRNQNEKKL, from the coding sequence GTGAAAGAAAACATAAGAAAGATAAAAGCTGGAGATAAAGAAGCTTTTAGAATGCTATACGATCAATATGCAGATTATGCACTGAGGGTGGCTACAGTGATTACTAAAAATAGAATGTATGCGGCAGATGCAGTGCAGGAAGCCTTTATTCGTGTTTATAGCAATATTCATAGTTTTGATGAAGATAAACCCTTTGAACCTTGGCTTTATAGAATTCTTATTAACGAGTGTAATCGAATTTTAAAAAATCAATCAAAAACCATCCCTATAAGTAACTACTTAGAAAGTCATCCTCCAATCATAGAAGAAGATGCTTATCATTTCCAGGAATATGAGGAGTTATATGATGCCATCAAGGGACTAGAGGATATAAATAAAGTGCCTATTGTATTAAAATATTTAAAAGGATTTACAGAGCTTGAAATTGCAAATATATTAGAGCTTAATGTAAATACTGTAAAGTCTCGATTGTTTAAAGGCAGAGAAAAGTTAAGAAAGATGATGAGAAAATTTGATGAAGGGAGGAACCAAAATGAAAAAAAGCTTTGA
- a CDS encoding 2-keto-3-deoxygluconate permease → MKILKFVKKVPGGLMVVPLLLGALINTIFPQALEIGGFTTNLFKTGAMPILAVFLFCNGAQINAKQVGSPLVKGVALTASKVLIGAVLGVLVNNLFGTAGVLGISSLAVIGALTNSNGGLYAALAGEFGDSTDVGAISILSLNDGPFFTMLAFGITGIATVPIIALVATIIPILIGFILGNLDEDLREFLAPGTVLIIPFFAFPLGAALNFGQIIQAGIPGIILGVASTLLTGIGGYFTMKLLKAKRPQIGAAIGTTAGNAVATPAALAAVDESLAAIAPTATVQIAAAIIVTAILCPILVNYLHKREEAKAAIQ, encoded by the coding sequence ATGAAAATCTTAAAGTTTGTCAAAAAGGTTCCGGGCGGTTTAATGGTGGTTCCGCTTTTGCTAGGTGCACTAATTAATACAATTTTTCCCCAGGCATTAGAAATAGGTGGATTTACAACAAATCTCTTTAAGACAGGTGCAATGCCTATCTTAGCAGTATTTTTATTTTGTAATGGGGCACAAATTAATGCTAAACAAGTAGGTTCTCCCTTGGTAAAAGGTGTAGCTTTAACAGCTTCAAAGGTTCTTATCGGTGCTGTATTAGGTGTTCTTGTTAATAATTTATTTGGAACAGCAGGCGTTTTGGGGATTTCTTCCCTTGCAGTAATTGGTGCATTAACAAATTCAAATGGAGGACTTTATGCAGCTTTAGCTGGAGAATTTGGTGATTCAACAGATGTTGGTGCGATCTCCATACTTTCCTTAAATGATGGACCCTTTTTTACTATGTTGGCATTTGGTATAACAGGAATAGCTACTGTGCCTATTATAGCACTTGTGGCTACGATTATTCCGATATTAATAGGATTTATTTTAGGTAACCTAGATGAAGACTTAAGAGAATTCTTAGCACCTGGAACTGTTTTAATCATACCGTTTTTTGCTTTCCCATTAGGCGCAGCATTAAACTTTGGACAGATTATACAGGCAGGTATTCCTGGTATTATTTTAGGTGTTGCTTCTACATTATTAACCGGTATCGGAGGATACTTCACAATGAAGCTTCTTAAGGCTAAGCGTCCTCAAATTGGTGCAGCTATTGGTACAACAGCTGGAAACGCAGTTGCAACACCAGCAGCGCTAGCAGCAGTTGACGAATCCTTAGCAGCTATTGCCCCTACAGCAACCGTTCAAATTGCTGCTGCAATCATTGTTACCGCAATATTATGTCCTATCTTAGTAAACTATTTACATAAGAGAGAAGAAGCAAAAGCAGCTATACAATAG
- the larA gene encoding nickel-dependent lactate racemase encodes MTTIKLPYGKEYLDVEIPEERLNALLVSEMHEYKPQLSQIEQVQQAIENPIGTPRLKEMAKGKNKVVIIASDHTRPVPSKVIMPLMLAEIRKGNPDADITILISTGCHRETTKAELEAKFGPEIIANEKIYVHDCDDESMLVNIGVLPSGGLLIINKLAVEADLLVSEGFIEPHFFAGFSGGRKSVLPGVASRATVMYNHNAEFIDNEKARTGIIDGNPIQRDMLYAARAARLDFIVNVVINSEKEVIFAVAGDCDLAHKEGCKFLNDYCKVDSVPSDIVITTNGGYPLDQNIYQAVKGMTAAEATVNKGGVIIMVAKSNDGHGGDHFHKTFKEEKDVHRMMDAFLATPSEKTIPDQWQSQIFARVLKNAKVIYVSDAPDEMVSDLHMIPAHSVEEAIAKADEILGKKDSKITVIPDGVSVIVL; translated from the coding sequence ATGACAACGATTAAATTACCCTATGGAAAAGAATACCTTGATGTTGAAATACCAGAAGAAAGACTCAATGCCCTTCTAGTATCTGAGATGCACGAGTATAAACCCCAGCTAAGCCAAATAGAACAGGTGCAACAAGCCATTGAAAATCCGATAGGTACCCCAAGGTTAAAGGAAATGGCAAAGGGTAAAAACAAGGTGGTTATTATCGCAAGTGATCACACAAGACCAGTACCAAGTAAGGTTATCATGCCTTTAATGCTGGCAGAGATCAGAAAGGGTAACCCTGATGCTGATATTACAATATTAATCTCAACAGGATGCCATAGAGAAACAACGAAAGCTGAACTGGAGGCCAAGTTTGGACCTGAAATCATAGCGAATGAAAAAATATATGTTCATGATTGTGATGATGAGAGTATGCTGGTTAACATAGGCGTGCTTCCTTCTGGTGGTTTATTAATTATAAACAAACTAGCAGTAGAAGCAGATCTCCTTGTTTCAGAAGGATTTATTGAGCCTCACTTTTTCGCTGGTTTTTCTGGTGGAAGAAAGAGTGTATTACCTGGAGTCGCCAGCAGAGCTACCGTTATGTATAATCATAATGCAGAGTTTATAGATAATGAAAAAGCAAGAACTGGTATCATTGATGGCAACCCTATCCAAAGGGATATGCTTTATGCTGCAAGAGCTGCAAGATTAGATTTTATCGTAAATGTTGTCATTAACTCTGAGAAGGAAGTCATTTTTGCAGTAGCTGGGGATTGTGACTTGGCTCATAAAGAAGGCTGTAAGTTTTTAAATGATTACTGCAAGGTTGACAGTGTTCCTTCAGACATAGTAATTACAACAAATGGAGGTTATCCTCTAGACCAAAACATTTATCAGGCAGTAAAGGGCATGACAGCAGCAGAGGCCACTGTCAATAAAGGTGGCGTCATCATCATGGTTGCAAAGTCCAATGACGGTCATGGTGGAGATCACTTTCATAAGACATTCAAGGAAGAAAAGGATGTACATAGGATGATGGATGCCTTCTTAGCCACACCAAGTGAAAAGACGATTCCTGATCAATGGCAGTCTCAAATCTTTGCTCGAGTTCTAAAAAATGCAAAAGTTATCTATGTATCAGATGCTCCAGACGAAATGGTTTCTGATTTACATATGATTCCTGCACATTCTGTAGAAGAAGCAATTGCAAAGGCAGATGAAATTTTAGGCAAAAAAGATTCAAAGATTACTGTTATACCTGATGGCGTATCTGTAATCGTTCTTTAA